The window gtttcctccttgggggcgtcattcttggaggcgtaCACGGGTTCGAGGGACCAGTGGGTGGcttttttggtggagcggtgcttcatcctgcacattgatgacggcggatctcggcggcgttgTGCAGTGGAGACTCGGCACCCGATGCGCGATGCTGGACTCGTGCAGGAGGGggttgctgtctggcgtcatggtggcgttgatggctGAGTGGCATGACAAGGTAGAAACCTCAATATCTGCTTTGAAGACAgaccagtggaagatggcggcgacgacacatgtgagtgcgtcagaccagttcatgccccagacccggtatgtggctcggctggggcttctggcttttgatgataggcttaggtgagtggactgggtatttggcccagctagcgccccttcatcatatggataggagtagtggcatatgataccaagatggcggattcaggcatattgttgtaatactttgtaaggtcctcgagaatattgTCTAAAaaaaaggtcctcgagaataatcaataaaatggccgcatgcatctccgagctggagaggccggaggtcatcctccttttctaaaaaaaagcaaGGATATGGGCTAAGCTGTCAGGCCCAAAACTAATTTGCAACAAGGAAACACAGGCCGAGTCTTCTCAAGGCTGCACGTACTACATACGCATCCACACCATCGGCTAAACTGCGGCTAGGGTTTGCCCTTGGACCTGCGAAATCGTACGTTGCCACCAGCTGCTCAGTGCTGAGTTGAGTACAGTTCTACTCCACGAGCGTCAATTCCACTGACTTAATTATCCCGTGAACGAGAGGCAGAGGTATTAGTATTGTCTCTAGATTTTGTAGATATCGCTGTAATGTCTAAGGCTTGAAATATTTTTCTGCGTCTTCTCCGCCCCCCCTATCAAATCCTATTTCctcccctgcatgcatgcatggtccTACTATGATAGATCTAATCTAATTGCCAGCTCCCCCTCTCTGTCGTGCTAGCACCACCCTCGGACAATCCCTCTAAATCGGTGAATAATACTTCAACATTATATATTTTTTCCGCAACCTATGTACATAGGTGCGTGCACAACATAAACACAAATGAATTTGAAATGCCAATCACACGCAGTACGTGCAAGGTAGCTAGTCGATGAGCTCCTTGAGGTAGTTGTCATAGACGAAGTCGACGAGGATCCGGTACGCCTTCTCCGTGGGGTGGTAGCTGTCCCAGAACAAATAGTCGGTGACGTCGCCGCACACCGCCGACGTGACGCCGTTGCAGAGCACGGAGACCTCCATCATCCCCGTGCCGCAGCAGCCCAGCGTGGACTCCTTGAACCCGTACCCCTCCGGCCGCATCATCATGTCCAACAAGTACCCGTAGATGTCCATGAGCACCACCCTCGCCCCCGGGTGCTTGGCCTTGAGAGACTCCACGGCGGTGCCCATGCCGGCGTTGATCATCTCGGCGTGCGCGTAGTCGGCGTGCGAGTAGGAGCTCCGCGCCCGCATGGTGAAGTAGGTGTTGGCCACGTCGTCGCTCCCCGCGCACACCGCGAACACGCCCTTGGAGAGGATCTCCGAGAGAGCGGCGTCGCCGGCGGCGGCCTGGACCTTGGCCTTGTACTCGTGGAACATGCGGAGCTGGTCCGTCATGGAGATGACGGAGGCGAGCTGCGCCGTGAGCGGGTCGTAGCCGGTCCCTCCAGACGCGAAGCTCACGCCGGTGAGCAGGTCCTGTTTTGTTAGGTTCTGCTGCAGGTAGGCCGGGAGCAGCTGCTTGAGCCCCAGCTTGGAGGCGATGAAGTCGGTGGGGATCCGGCCGTTGCAGAAGCGGCCGGTGGGGCGGTGGTCGGCGCCGAAGTCGTGGCCGTAGGGCGGGAAGTTGGCCTTGACGATGGTGTGGATGGCGTTGTTGTTGCCAGGGTCCACgatcgagtcgccgaacaccaccAGCGCAGGCACCTGCTGCTTGGTGTTCGGCTTCGTCTGTGGCGGCGTCGGCTTCTCCCCATGGCCATGGCCTTGCTTCTTCCCGGTCGCCGGCGGCGTCGTCACTCGTGCACCACGAGCACTTGAAGTGTTGCTGCTGCCCGTGTACGTGGTTCGGCCGGAAACGCCGGTCGCCACGGCCAACAGCACAACAAGGACGAAGATGAAGCTCCTGCCCTGCACCGTTGTAGTTCCACGCCGCACGCCCATTGCCATCGGTAGATAGACAGAATGCAGTGCTCTAGCTGAGTGGAGaggagtggagtggagtggagtgtGATATAGAGTGGAGTGGAGTGTTGGAGGTGGTAGGATTTATGCATGGCTCAGCCTGGAcacggtccggtccggtccggtcccggtccgagccggcgtttggaccggccgccggcggtccggaccggaccggaccgagcttGCCAGCGGTCTGTATTTTCAGGACCGGACCGAAGTGATGCCAGCTCGGTCAAGCTTTTCCGGCTCGTTGGGACCGAGCCAACTTGTCCTTCCAGCTTCTGTTTAGTGCCTATTTAGCTGCAGGTCTTAGTTACACACCAAGAGCGCCATGTTCACCACGAAGAGTAGCAGCAGCAACACGTAGTAGTAGTCGAGGTGCGAGTCGTTCAGGTTGTCACCGATGAGAACTAGGCTGTAGCCTAGTGGCAAGAGAGCGCAGTGGCGTCTCCAGCAACCAGGGTTCGAGCCACGTCAGGGACAAATTTCTGGTTTCTCACAAGGGATGCTTCTCCTATATCAATAAACCATGGGTGCTAGTGCCCATGAGTTTCATCAGGTTGTCACCGATCCAGCTCTTGCCGGCGCTCGCCCTGGTAGCAAGGTCGACAAACGTCACAAGAAGGCTGTTGAGGAAGTTTCCGACGCCGAGCCCGCTCGTGTAGAAGGTGGTTCCCATGCTCTGCATCCCCTCCGGCGACTGCCCGAGCTGCCCGCGAGGCGGCGCAGCACGTCGGGGTCGCCGAGCTGCATGAGGCTGCTGGCGATATCGGCGCAAAAATGGAATCGCGAGTGGACGGTGATCGCTGGAGACACGACCGGAGGGGAGGGAGACAAACACAGAAGTTGTTCCGGCGCTCGAACATCGTGGACGGTGAACTGGCATGGTCGAGAACTCGCGAACGGCTTCAGTGCACGCACGGCAGCGACGACAAGCAGAAAAAAGAGGCTATGGGGCACagggaggagaggaaggaaggtgAGGGGAAGCTCCTGGACATGATGGTTCACTCAGGGGACGCCGGTGGCGACGACGACGAagcacggcggcggcggtgaatgCGCTTTCTCGGTCCGCCGAGCGGTCCCGGTcaaagaccggaccggaccgagtgCTGAGCGGGCCTAATTTCCTGGACCGGACCGGCCAATTTTGCTAGCGGGCTGGGACCGAGCGGTCCGGTCCTCCTCGGGCCACGAGCGGGCCAAAAAGCCCGCTCGCTGCGTCCACCCTGATGCATGGCTTTCGGCGCATGCAATGAAGGCCGGCAAGGATCACATGCCGAGTGAATGCCGCCTGCGCCACCAGTAGTCCATCCACCGATCTATGGATGCGGTGCTGCAGCGGTGAgtagggctgcaagaaaagctcgaggtTCGTGAGCCGACCCGTTTTTTGGCTCGACTCAAAAAGAAATAAGCTGAGTAAATGTTGCCTGCGCCACTAGTAGTCCATCCATATTGATCTATGGGTGTGAGGTGGTGCAGCGGTGAGTACgtgcgtactccctccgttcagattTATTAGGCTCCTCTCATTTTAGGTTAAAGCTTGATCAacaaatttaactaataaaatgtgaaCTATATGTCACAAAAATTGTGCGTCCGAAAAGCTCTTTTAAATACAACAAATTCAATAGCGTACTATTTATagcatttattttatattttattagtcATATGAATGATAGATTAAAATTTGGCTCAAAACAGTAGGGGCCTAATAAAGCCAGACGGAAGTAGCGCGCTCCGTGTCCGCGTGCTTTGATTGCGTGTGCAGTAGATGTTGGCTGGCTTAAATATGACCTGCATGCCTGCGTGCGTGCACACAACGTTGTCACCTCTTGCTGGATCTCGCCTATTGATTCATGGCACCAAAGGGCCAATGCCGGTACGCGAGAATGCTGTGCTCCAGTCAAGGAAGGGCAGTGGAGCGCGTATGTAGTATGTATCTTGTGTTCATGTTGGCCACTGTTCCCTTTGGTAATAGCATATGCAGCGGACGTACGGCGACTACTGCAGGCAGCTGACTACAAGAGCTATTCCACTACAGCAAATGCTAGCTGGTTGTAAGAGCTTGAAACGAGCCTGCAGGCGCGACCACCGTTTTGTTATAGTACATGCAGATGTACATCTTTCCGAAGTGTACACGTAATTTGTTGAAATATGGGGTGGGCTTTAGGCTCATATCTTAAAATTTTAGAAAAATCTTTAAAGGCTCGTGTGGGTTATATGTCACTAGGTGTAGTGGAAAATTTAGTCTCACCCTGCTAGCGGAGAAAGAGTTGGACCtgtttataagggattctcttacacatgcatgctattggagcttgagaatagAAGAGGCCGTCGCGCACTCCTTCtcggccgcccgcctcgccacgatgCGCTGCAGGTTGCGGggatgagccgagccgagctcacacgtaTGCGCTTATTTTTGCCGGTCAGTAACGGAGAGTTTCCTAACCCTAGCCATCATCCACACCCACTgttgttcctttgctgctgctgccgccagcCTCTCCGGATCCTGTATGGCAGAGAGGCGATTATGTTTTTGGGAACCGACTACATGAGTGCTCGCATCCCTTCGTCCGCAGCTTCCTCCACGTCCGCGTCGctttcatcatcatcatgtctCAGTCCAACGTGACGGTCTCGCCTCCAAGAAGGCCGCTAAGGATGCCgctgctgccaccgccgccgcggcTTCTGCTTGGCCTAGGACTAGGCAGCGAGTCCTATCATAttcatactccctccggtcctttttagttcaaacctcgcaaactttgaccaagtttatagatgcGTCATGACTTTAGTTTTTATATACGTGTGCCAATCAATGGGCGACACCAAAGCAAAGCCCAACAAACGGCGAATGCCAATATACTCCAGTCAAAGGAACTCATGTATGCGCATGCGCGTATGTTGTTTTGGTGGAGGCAGCGGACGTGCGGACGTACGCCCAGTACTGCAGCGAGCTCACTACACTACAGGACTTACTCTACTACAGCAAATGCCCAAATTGCACCAAATCGACCAATTCCATGGAATCCAACGCTCTCCTCCCAGGCCCTTCCTCCATTTTCCGCGCCCAAGCTGTTGTCGTCCCCCACCCATCCGTGATGCCACTCCCACCCATCGCCTTAGAAGGGGGAGCAGCCAAGGAAGCAACGCCGTAGGGAAGCGGCAGTGCAAGGATTCAATCCAAGGTTGTTGtagagattttttttattttttttgaaattggatgtTGTAGAGATTGAGGAGGATGCCCACGTCCGTCCATCCTGCCGCCGATAATGAAGCCTACAACCTTCATTGATTCGACGGTCGATTGGGTAATTCCAGACGAGTTTACTGAAACACAATGGGGCAGTGGCCGTAGGGCGGGAAGTTGGCCTTGACGATGGTGTGGATGGCGTTGTTGTTGCCAGGGTCCACGATCGAGTCGCCCAACACCACCAGCGCAGGCACCTGCTGCTTGCTTGGCTCAAGCTGAGCGGAGTGGAGAGTGATATGGTGGAGTGGAGGTGGTAGGATTTATGCATGGCTTTCAGTGCATGCGGCCGGTGCCGGCAAGGATGACATGCCGATCGAGTAAATGTCCATTCCATCCATGGATCTATCTACGGGTGTGGTGGTGCAGCAGGGAGCAGTGAGTACGTACGTACGCTCGGCTCTATGGGTGTGCCTTGATTAGAGGTTGGCTGGCTTAAATATGACCTGCATGCATGCCTGCGTACGTTGTCATCTCTTTTTGGATGTCGCCAATTGATTCATGACACCAAAGCAAGCCAGGCCAAATGGCCAATGCCGGTACGAGAGAATGCTGTGCTCCACTCAAGGAAGGGCATTGGAGCTAGATCTGACTCACTCGTGTATGCGCGTATGTATCTTGTGTTCATGTTGGTCACTGTTTtggtaagactagtcacagtgggaagcacttcatttattaggttgcaGACTCATCTTATCTTGGTATATATGAT is drawn from Triticum dicoccoides isolate Atlit2015 ecotype Zavitan chromosome 6B, WEW_v2.0, whole genome shotgun sequence and contains these coding sequences:
- the LOC119324311 gene encoding GDSL esterase/lipase At3g43570-like encodes the protein MAMGVRRGTTTVQGRSFIFVLVVLLAVATGVSGRTTYTGSSNTSSARGARVTTPPATGKKQGHGHGEKPTPPQTKPNTKQQVPALVVFGDSIVDPGNNNAIHTIVKANFPPYGHDFGADHRPTGRFCNGRIPTDFIASKLGLKQLLPAYLQQNLTKQDLLTGVSFASGGTGYDPLTAQLASVISMTDQLRMFHEYKAKVQAAAGDAALSEILSKGVFAVCAGSDDVANTYFTMRARSSYSHADYAHAEMINAGMGTAVESLKAKHPGARVVLMDIYGYLLDMMMRPEGYGFKESTLGCCGTGMMEVSVLCNGVTSAVCGDVTDYLFWDSYHPTEKAYRILVDFVYDNYLKELID